The proteins below are encoded in one region of Centropristis striata isolate RG_2023a ecotype Rhode Island chromosome 12, C.striata_1.0, whole genome shotgun sequence:
- the LOC131982177 gene encoding protocadherin gamma-A4-like, giving the protein MGDKGFSALRPIFCFASFIVTLQLVNGDLSYSIPEEMKRDSVIGNIAKDLSLDLKTLSSRKARVDFEGNRKRYCDINLSTGDLVTSERIDRESLCGKKPSCVVKVDLVLENPLELHRISLHIQDINDNSPKFKKTLIELEIRESADKGNRFSIDEAHDADIGQNAVQRYSLQKNDNFILSVDSNKVELVLENPLDREKQKEINLLLTALDGGSPQRSGTVVIHVTVLDANDNAPVFSQAVYKASLPENSPPDTIVITVSATDADEGLNGDVTYDLSHVSDDDVNVFSIDPKTGQIRVTGVIDFEDNSYFEIRVEAKDGLGLTSYTKVIIDVTDINDNAPVIYLKSLSTPIPENVSPGTEVGIINVQDRDSETNGQVRCSIQQGVPFKLVPSIKNYYSLVTTGQLDRELVSDYNITITATDEGSPPLSSSKTVQLSVADINDNPPVFEEQSYSAYVSENNKPGSTLCSVRARDPDWRQNGTVIYSLLPGEVNGAPVSSYLSVNGDTGVIHAVRSFDYEQLRSFKVQVMARDNGSPPLSSNVSVSVFISDVNDNSPQILYPAPEGNSFMTELVPKAAHGGSLVSKVIAVDADSGQNAWLSYHIVKSTDPGLFTIGLHSGEIRTQRDISESDSMKQNLIVSVKDNGQPSLSATCSMYLLISDNLAEVPELKDISYDEKNSKLTSYLIIALVSVSTFFLTFIIIILGVRFCRRRKPRLLFDGAVAIPSAYLPPNYADVDGTGTLRSTYNYDAYLTTGSRTSDFKFVTSYNDNTLPADQTLRKSPSDFADPFDDLEPSVEVGTFQSSLETFNFLVD; this is encoded by the coding sequence ATGGGAGACAAAGGATTTTCAGCGCTGCGTCCGATCTTCTGCTTTGCTTCCTTTATTGTAACGCTGCAGCTCGTTAATGGAGACCTGAGTTATTCTATTCCAGAAGAGATGAAACGCGACTCTGTTATTGGAAATATCGCTAAAGATCTCAGTCTTGATCTGAAGACCTTATCTTCCCGTAAGGCCCGTGTTGATTTTGAGGGGAATCGTAAACGGTACTGTGATATTAATCTGAGTACCGGAGATTTGGTGACATCGGAGAGAATTGACAGAGAAAGCCTTTGTGGCAAGAAACCCTCGTGTGTTGTGAAAGTAGATCTGGTGTTAGAAAATCCTCTGGAGCTGCATCGAATTAGTCTTCATATTCAAGATATAAACGACAACTCGCCAAAattcaaaaaaacattaattgaaTTGGAAATACGAGAGTCAGCCGACAAGGGTAACCGTTTCTCTATTGATGAGGCCCATGACGCAGATATAGGTCAGAATGCTGTTCAAAGGTACAGCCTACAGAAGAACGACAACTTTATTCTCTCTGTTGACAGTAACAAGGTCGAACTTGTGCTGGAGAATCCACTGGATCGagagaaacaaaaggaaattaATTTGCTTCTCACAGCTTTAGATGGAGGCTCTCCTCAGAGATCAGGGACTGTAGTCATACACGTCACTGTGCTGGATGCTAATGATAACGCCCCAGTGTTCAGCCAGGCCGTTTATAAAGCCAGTCTGCCTGAAAACTCTCCTCCAGATACCATAGTGATTACTGTTAGTGCTACTGATGCAGATGAAGGACTGAATGGAGATGTGACGTATGATCTAAGCCACGTGTCTGATGatgatgtaaatgtattttctattgATCCTAAAACTGGACAAATAAGAGTGACTGGTGTGATCGACTTTGAAGACAATAGTTATTTTGAAATAAGAGTGGAAGCTAAAGATGGTTTAGGACTAACTTCTTACACCAAAGTCATAATAGATGTTACTGATATAAATGATAATGCTCCAGTGATTTATCTAAAGTCACTTTCTACTCCCATACCTGAGAACGTGTCACCTGGTACAGAGGTGGGCATCATTAACGTGCAGGACAGAGACTCTGAGACTAACGGACAGGTCCGCTGCTCCATTCAGCAAGGTGTCCCTTTTAAGTTGGTTCCTTctattaaaaactattattcTCTGGTGACCACAGGACAACTGGACCGTGAACTAGTGTCTGATTACAACATTACAATCACTGCCACTGACGAGGGCTCTccacctctgtcctcctctaaaACTGTTCAGTTATCTGTAGCAGACATCAACGACAACCCACCTGTGTTTGAGGAACAGTCCTACAGCGCATATGTGAGTGAAAATAACAAACCTGGCTCCACTTTATGTTCCGTTCGTGCTCGAGACCCCGACTGGAGACAAAACGGTACAGTGATTTATTCTCTGTTACCCGGTGAGGTGAACGGTGCCCCGGTGTCCTCCTATCTGTCTGTTAACGGAGACACGGGGGTGATCCACGCTGTGAGGTCGTTTGATTATGAACAGTTGAGGAGTTTTAAAGTCCAGGTGATGGCCAGAGACAACGGTTCTCCTCCGCTCAGCAGCAACGTGAGCGTCAGTGTGTTCATATCGGATGTGAATGACAACTCTCCTCAGATACTGTACCCCGCCCCGGAGGGCAACTCCTTCATGACCGAGCTGGTCCCCAAAGCTGCACACGGAGGCTCTCTGGTGTCCAAAGTGATCGCGGTGGACGCGGACTCCGGACAGAACGCCTGGCTGTCCTATCATATAGTGAAGTCCACTGATCCGGGACTTTTCACTATTGGTCTCCACAGCGGAGAGATCAGGACCCAGCGGGACATTTCTGAGTCTGACAGCATGAAACAGAACCTGATTGTGTCCGTGAAAGATAACGGacagccctctctctctgccacctGTTCCATGTATTTACTGATTTCTGATAACTTGGCTGAGGTGCCAGAACTGAAAGACATTTCTTATGATGAGAAGAATTCCAAACTGACCTCTTATCTGATCATCGCGCTGGTGTCTGTGTCCACCTTCTTCctgaccttcatcatcatcatcctgggTGTGAGGTTCTGTCGCAGGAGAAAGCCCAGACTGTTGTTTGATGGAGCAGTAGCCATCCCCAGCGCTTATCTCCCTCCTAACTACGCAGATGTTGACGGCACAGGAACTTTACGCAGCACTTACAATTATGACGCGTACCTGACAACAGGTTCAAGAACCAGTGACTTTAAGTTCGTGACATCATACAATGACAACACACTGCCTGCTGACCAGACTCTGAGGAAAAGTCCTTCAGACTTTGCTGACCCGTTCGACGATTTAGAGCCGTCTGTAGAGGTAGGAACCTTTCAAAGTTCACTGgaaacatttaattttcttGTTGATTAA
- the LOC131982178 gene encoding protocadherin gamma-A11-like, translated as MADKGFSALRPIFCFASFIVTLQLVNGDLSYSIPEEMKRDSVIGNIAKDLGLDLRTLSSRKARVDFEGTRKRYCDINLSTGDLVTSERIDRESLCGKKPSCVVKVDLVLENPLELHRLSLHIQDVNDNSPKFRESLIEMEIRESAEKGNRFSIEEAHDADIGQNAVQRYSLQKNDNFILSVDSNKVELVLENKLDREKQKEMNLLLTALDGGSPQRSGTVVIHVTVLDANDNAPVFSQAVYKASLPENSPPDTIVITVSATDADEGVNGDVTFYFGHFSDDDVNVFTIDPKTGQIRVNNVIDFEESSSYEMRVQAKDGLGLTSYAKVIIDVTDINDNAPVINLNSLTNPIPENVSPGTEVGIINVQDRDSETNGQVRCSIQQGVPFKLVPSIKNYYSLVTTGQLDRELVSDYNITITATDEGSPPLSSSKTVQLSVADINDNPPVFEEQSYSAYVSENNKPGSTLCSVSARDPDWRQNGTVIYSLLPGEVNGAPVSSYLSVNGDTGVIHAVRSFDYEQLRSFKVQVMARDNGSPPLSSNVSVSVYISDVNDNSPQILYPAPEGNSFMTELVPKAAHGGSLVSKVIAVDADSGQNAWLSYHIVKSTDPGLFTIGLHSGEIRTQRDISESDSMKQNLIVSVKDNGQPSLSATCSMYLLISDNLAEVPELKDISYDEKNSKLTSYLIIALVSVSTFFLTFIIIILGVRFCRRRKPRLLFDGAVAIPSAYLPPNYADVDGTGTLRSTYNYDAYLTTGSRTSDFKFVTSYNDNTLPADQTLRKSPSDFADVFGESDGSPEA; from the coding sequence ATGGCAGACAAAGGATTTTCAGCGCTCCGTCCTATCTTCTGCTTTGCTTCCTTTATTGTAACGCTGCAGCTCGTTAATGGAGACCTGAGTTATTCTATTCCAGAGGAGATGAAACGCGACTCTGTTATTGGAAATATCGCCAAAGATCTCGGTCTTGATCTGAGGACCTTATCTTCCCGAAAGGCCCGTGTTGATTTTGAGGGGACTCGTAAACGGTACTGTGATATTAATCTGAGTACTGGAGATTTGGTGACATCGGAGAGAATTGACAGAGAAAGCCTTTGTGGCAAGAAACCCTCCTGTGTTGTGAAAGTAGATCTGGTGTTAGAGAATCCTCTGGAGCTGCATCGACTAAGTCTTCATATTCAAGATGTAAACGACAACTCGCCAAAATTCAGAGAAAGCTTAATTGAAATGGAAATAAGGGAATCAGCAGAAAAGGGTAACCGTTTCTCCATCGAGGAGGCCCATGACGCAGATATAGGTCAAAATGCTGTTCAAAGGTACAGCCTACAGAAGAACGACAACTTTATTCTCTCTGTTGACAGTAACAAGGTTGAACTAGTGCTAGAAAACAAACTTGATCGagagaaacaaaaggaaatgaATTTGCTTCTCACAGCTTTAGATGGAGGCTCTCCTCAGAGATCAGGGACTGTAGTCATACACGTCACTGTGCTGGATGCTAATGATAACGCCCCAGTGTTCAGCCAGGCCGTTTATAAAGCCAGTCTGCCTGAAAACTCTCCTCCAGATACCATAGTGATTACTGTTAGTGCTACTGATGCAGATGAAGGAGTTAATGGAGATGTGACATTTTACTTTGGCCACTTTTCTGATGACGATGTAAATGTATTCACCATTGATCCTAAAACTGGTCAAATTCGCGTAAATAATGTGATCGACTTTGAAGAAAGCAGTTCCTATGAAATGAGAGTCCAAGCTAAAGATGGTTTAGGACTAACTTCTTACGCCAAAGTGATAATAGATGTTACTGATATAAATGATAATGCTCCAGTGATAAATCTGAATTCCCTCACCAATCCCATACCTGAGAACGTGTCACCAGGTACAGAGGTGGGCATCATTAACGTGCAGGACAGAGACTCTGAGACTAACGGACAGGTCCGCTGCTCCATTCAGCAAGGTGTCCCTTTTAAGTTGGTTCCTTctattaaaaactattattcTCTGGTGACCACAGGACAACTGGACCGTGAACTAGTGTCTGATTACAACATTACAATCACTGCCACTGACGAGGGCTCTccacctctgtcctcctctaaaACTGTTCAGTTATCTGTAGCAGACATCAACGACAACCCACCTGTGTTTGAGGAACAGTCGTACAGCGCATATGTGAGTGAAAATAACAAACCTGGCTCCACTTTATGTTCCGTTAGTGCTCGAGACCCCGACTGGAGACAAAACGGTACAGTGATTTATTCTCTGTTACCCGGTGAGGTGAACGGTGCCCCGGTGTCCTCCTATCTGTCTGTTAACGGAGACACGGGGGTGATCCACGCTGTGAGGTCGTTTGATTATGAACAGTTGAGGAGTTTTAAAGTCCAGGTGATGGCCAGAGACAACGGTTCTCCTCCGCTCAGCAGCAACGTGAGCGTCAGTGTGTACATATCGGATGTGAATGACAACTCTCCTCAGATACTGTACCCCGCCCCGGAGGGCAACTCCTTCATGACCGAGCTGGTCCCCAAAGCTGCACACGGAGGCTCTCTGGTGTCCAAAGTGATCGCGGTGGACGCGGACTCCGGACAGAACGCCTGGCTGTCCTATCATATAGTGAAGTCCACTGATCCGGGACTTTTCACTATTGGTCTCCACAGCGGAGAGATCAGGACCCAGCGGGACATTTCTGAGTCTGACAGCATGAAACAGAACCTGATTGTGTCAGTGAAAGATAACGGacagccctctctctctgccacctGTTCCATGTATTTACTGATTTCTGATAACTTGGCTGAGGTGCCAGAACTGAAGGACATTTCTTATGATGAGAAGAATTCCAAACTGACCTCTTATCTGATCATCGCGCTGGTGTCTGTGTCCACCTTTTTTctgaccttcatcatcatcattctgGGTGTGAGGTTCTGTCGCAGGAGAAAGCCCAGACTGTTGTTTGATGGAGCAGTAGCCATCCCCAGCGCTTATCTCCCTCCTAACTACGCAGATGTTGACGGCACAGGAACTTTACGCAGCACTTACAATTATGACGCGTACCTGACAACAGGTTCAAGAACCAGTGACTTTAAGTTCGTGACATCATACAATGACAACACGCTGCCTGCTGACCAGACTCTGAGGAAAAGTCCTTCTGACTTTGCTGATGTATTTGGAGAGTCTGATGGATCTCCAGAG